GGAGAAGGCGCGCGCCGCCGGCCTGTGGAATCTCTTCCTGCCCGAGTGCGAACTCGCGCCCGAAGGCCTGAGCAACCAGGACTACGCCCCGCTGGCGGAGATCATGGGCCGCACCTGGTGGGCACCCGAGGTCTTCAACTGCAACGCCCCGGACACCGGCAATATGGAAGTGCTGGCGCGCTATGGCAGCGCGGCGCACAAGGAGCGCTGGCTCAAACCCCTGCTGGCCGGCGAGATCCGCTCGGCCTTCCTGATGACGGAACCTCAGGTGGCCAGCAGCGATGCCACCAACATCGAATGCTCGATTCGCCGCGATGGAGATGCGTACATCATCAACGGCCGCAAATGGTGGAGCAGCGGCGCCGGCGACCCGCGCTGCGCGGTCTACATCGTGATGGGCAAGACCGACCCCGAGGCGCCGCGCCACGAGCAGCAATCCATGATCCTGGTGCCGGCCGACACGCCCGGCATCACGGTGCTGCGCCACCTGCCAGTGTTTGGCTATGACGATGCGCCGCATGGCCATATGGAGATCGAGCTCAAGGACGTGCGCGTGCCGGCGGAGAACCTGCTGGTGGGCGAGGGCCAGGGCTTCGCCATCGCCCAGGGTCGCCTGGGCCCGGGGCGCATCCACCACTGCATGCGCTCGATCGGCGCGGCCGAGCGCGCGCTCGAACTGATGGTGGCGCGCGCCGCCAGCCGCCAGGCCTTTGGCAAGACGCTGTCACAGCAGACGGTCTGGCAAGAGCGCATTGCCGAGAGCCGCTGTGCCATCGACCAGGCGCGCCTGCTCACGCTCAAGACCGCCTGGCTGATGGACAAGGCCGGCAACAAGGCGGCCCAGGGCGAGATCGCGATGATCAAGATCGTCGCCCCCAATATGGCGCTCAAGGTCATCGACTGGGCCATCCAATGCCATGGCGGCATGGGCGTCAGCGACGACGTGCCGCTGGCCATGATGTGGGCGCACCAGCGCACCCTGCGCCTGGCCGACGGGCCCGACGAGGTACACCGCAACGCGCTGGCCAAATTGGAGCTAGCCCGCCGCTAGCGCCTCCGCAGCGGCGGCGGCGGCCGCAAAGTCCAGCGCCGCCATCGCCTCATCCAGCCTACGCAGCTGCGGCTCGGCCGCAATGGGCTGGCGCGCGCGCCACTCGGCATGGGCCTGCAGCGCCTGCATATCGGCTGCCTGCAGCAGCGCCAGGAGTTCCGGCAGGCCCTCGCGGTCCAGGGGCGCGGGCACCTCATCCGCGGGCCGCAGGGCCTCTGCCAGAGCCAGCACATCGGGCACCAGGCGTTCGCACAAGCGCTGCAGCGCCTGCGCGCAGCGCTCTGGCACCGCGCGCCCGGCCTTGGCGGCTTGCTCGGCCTCCAGGGCCAGTTCGGTCAAGGCCGGCAGCCCCACCGTAGCAGCCAGGCCCTTGAGGCCATGGAGCTGCTGGGCCTGCTCGGCCAAGGGGGCCGAGCGCAGCAGTTCCGCCACGCCCTGGGCGGCCTGCTGCAGGCCCTGGCAGGCCGCCAGGAACAGGGCCGGACGCCCCATGAAGCGGGCCATGCTCAGACGCAAATCCAGGCCCAGGGCCTGGCCGCGCTGGACCAGCTCAGCCGGCCATTCGGGCAAAGCCTGCGGGGTTGCGGCGCCCCACTCACGGGGCCCCAGATGCTGACGCAAGCCAGCCACCACCTCGGCCATGGCAAAGGGCTTGCCGATGTGCGCATCCATGCCTGCTGCGCGGCAGGCCTCGCGGTCGGCCGGCAGGGCGTTGGCCGTCATGGCCAGGATGGGCAGGGCGTGCAAACCCAGCTCCGTCCGGATGGCACGGGTGGCCGTGTAGCCATCCATGATGGGCATTTGCACATCCATCAGCACAGCGTCAAAGGCTTGGGGACGCTCGCGCAGGATTTCCACCGCCTGCAAACCCTGCACCGCGAGCTCCACCTCGGCCCCTTCCAGCCGCAGCAGCTCCAGGGCCACTTGCTGATTGACGGGGTTGTCCTCCACCAGCAGTAAACGCACCCCACTGAGCTGCCCCTGTCCAGGCAGCGCGGCTGCGGCGCTACTGGCATCGGCGGCCTGACCCGCCAATGCCTGGCCCAGCTGGCGGGGCGTGAAGGGCGCCAGCAAAGGCACCCAGGGCGCCAGATGGGCGGGCCAGCGCGACTCCAAGCCCTGGCGCTGTACGCCTTGCAGCAACAGCACCAGCGGACCGTCGAAGCCCTGGGCGCGCAAGGCTTCGGCCTGGGCCAGGGCTGCGGGCTCGTCCGCAGCCGCATCCAGCACCCAGACCTGCACCGGCATTTCCGACTTCAAGGTCCAACCCTGGCGAAGCGCCGCCGCTTCCAGGGCTTGAACCTGACGCGCGCTGCAGAGCTTGTGCCCGAGCGACAGCGCCGGCGTTGGCGCTGGCAAAGCCTCGTCCAGGACCGACCCCAAGGGCAATTCAAAGGCAAAGCAACTGCCCTCGCCCAAGGCCGATTGCAGACTCAG
Above is a window of Inhella inkyongensis DNA encoding:
- a CDS encoding acyl-CoA dehydrogenase family protein: MDFAYSPRCEALRQRLLAFTAEHILPNEAAVMAEIAANRAAGNAWQHLHLIEALKEKARAAGLWNLFLPECELAPEGLSNQDYAPLAEIMGRTWWAPEVFNCNAPDTGNMEVLARYGSAAHKERWLKPLLAGEIRSAFLMTEPQVASSDATNIECSIRRDGDAYIINGRKWWSSGAGDPRCAVYIVMGKTDPEAPRHEQQSMILVPADTPGITVLRHLPVFGYDDAPHGHMEIELKDVRVPAENLLVGEGQGFAIAQGRLGPGRIHHCMRSIGAAERALELMVARAASRQAFGKTLSQQTVWQERIAESRCAIDQARLLTLKTAWLMDKAGNKAAQGEIAMIKIVAPNMALKVIDWAIQCHGGMGVSDDVPLAMMWAHQRTLRLADGPDEVHRNALAKLELARR